The proteins below are encoded in one region of Pseudomonas putida NBRC 14164:
- a CDS encoding LysR substrate-binding domain-containing protein, with protein MQDLNDLFYFARVVEAGGFAAAGRQLGIPKSRLSRRIAELEERLGTRLLQRTTRQLKLTAVGERYLHHCQAMLLEAEAADEAVASMSSEPRGRLRVSCPVALAHAFLPDVISRFLAQYPLVQLDMVLLNRRVDLISEGIDVALRVRDLGDEDPALVTRRLRQAQMQLVAAPGFADHIREPGELASLPVLGAAEADRLVHFRLFGPQGKQQEIALEPRLAIDDFVVRNAAVRAGLGFTALPSMFCEEELERGELVRLLPDWSLPGGYLQAVYPHRRGVLPAVRVWIDHLAASFEACGERYV; from the coding sequence ATGCAAGACCTCAACGACCTTTTCTACTTTGCCCGAGTGGTCGAAGCCGGCGGTTTCGCTGCAGCCGGGCGCCAGCTGGGCATCCCCAAGTCGCGCCTGTCACGGCGCATTGCCGAACTGGAAGAACGTCTGGGCACCCGCCTGCTGCAACGCACCACACGGCAGCTGAAACTCACTGCGGTGGGCGAACGCTACCTGCACCACTGCCAGGCCATGCTACTGGAGGCCGAAGCCGCCGATGAAGCCGTGGCCAGCATGAGCAGCGAGCCGCGCGGGCGCTTGCGGGTGTCTTGCCCGGTGGCGCTGGCGCATGCCTTTCTGCCGGATGTGATCAGCCGCTTTCTTGCCCAGTACCCGCTGGTGCAGCTGGACATGGTGCTGCTCAACCGCCGGGTCGACCTGATTTCCGAGGGCATCGACGTCGCGCTGCGCGTGCGGGACCTGGGTGATGAAGACCCGGCCCTGGTCACCCGCCGCCTGCGCCAGGCGCAGATGCAACTGGTGGCCGCGCCCGGTTTCGCCGACCACATCCGCGAGCCGGGTGAGCTGGCGTCATTGCCGGTACTGGGCGCCGCCGAGGCAGACCGGCTGGTGCACTTCCGCCTGTTCGGCCCCCAGGGCAAACAGCAGGAAATTGCCCTGGAGCCAAGGTTGGCCATCGATGATTTCGTAGTACGTAACGCTGCTGTACGGGCGGGACTGGGGTTCACCGCGCTGCCCAGCATGTTCTGCGAAGAGGAACTGGAACGCGGTGAACTGGTGCGCCTGCTGCCAGACTGGTCACTGCCAGGCGGCTACCTGCAGGCGGTGTACCCGCATCGGCGCGGTGTATTGCCCGCGGTGCGGGTATGGATCGATCACCTGGCGGCCTCATTCGAGGCCTGTGGAGAGCGGTATGTCTGA
- a CDS encoding MmcQ/YjbR family DNA-binding protein, with amino-acid sequence MSDRKMSEAQVAAFCLSLPGAREDYKWGGIRVFSVAGNKMFAVLDLAGAGLSFKVADELFLGYCDRPGVRPAPYLARARWISMALPYPMGRDELCDLLQRSHQLVVRRLPKRLQVGLLI; translated from the coding sequence ATGTCTGACAGGAAGATGAGCGAAGCCCAGGTGGCAGCGTTTTGCCTGAGCCTGCCGGGTGCACGGGAAGACTACAAATGGGGCGGCATTCGGGTGTTTTCGGTGGCGGGCAACAAGATGTTCGCGGTGCTGGACCTGGCAGGTGCGGGGCTGTCTTTCAAAGTGGCCGATGAGCTGTTTCTCGGCTACTGCGACCGCCCAGGGGTGCGGCCTGCGCCGTATCTGGCGCGGGCGCGGTGGATCAGCATGGCGCTGCCCTATCCCATGGGGCGTGATGAGCTGTGTGATTTGCTGCAGCGCTCGCACCAACTGGTGGTGCGGCGGTTGCCCAAGCGGTTGCAGGTGGGTTTGTTGATCTAG
- a CDS encoding DUF1294 domain-containing protein — MAEALRGQREGVRNVRLKLLLLGLLCLLPGLGAVRMAWNDQAWWPLALYPAMSLISLLLYWQDKQQARTRAWRTPENVLHASELLGGWPGALLAQQLFRHKTRKVSYQLVFWGIVLVHQVFWADWLFFEGRYLPFN; from the coding sequence ATGGCTGAGGCGTTGCGCGGGCAACGTGAAGGCGTACGCAATGTGCGCCTGAAGCTGCTGCTGTTGGGCCTGCTTTGCCTGTTGCCTGGCCTGGGTGCTGTGCGCATGGCCTGGAACGATCAAGCCTGGTGGCCATTGGCGCTGTACCCGGCAATGAGCCTGATCAGCCTGTTGCTGTATTGGCAGGATAAACAGCAGGCGCGTACGCGGGCCTGGCGCACGCCAGAGAATGTGCTGCATGCCAGTGAATTGCTGGGTGGTTGGCCGGGTGCGCTCCTGGCGCAGCAGCTGTTTCGGCACAAGACCCGCAAGGTTTCGTACCAGTTGGTTTTCTGGGGGATTGTGCTGGTGCATCAGGTGTTCTGGGCGGACTGGCTATTTTTTGAAGGGCGTTATCTGCCCTTCAATTGA
- a CDS encoding undecaprenyl-diphosphate phosphatase, producing the protein MDFWTAFQAIILGVVEGLTEFLPISSTGHQIIVADLIGFGGERAMAFNIIIQLAAILAVVWEFRGKILEVVFGLTSQPKARRFTGNLLLAFMPAVVLGVLFADLIHEYLFNPITVATALVVGGVIMLWAERREHSVQVDHVDDMRWSHALKIGFVQCLAMIPGTSRSGSTIIGGLLFGLSRKASTEFSFFLAMPTMVGAAVYSGYKYRDLFQPSDLPVFAIGFVTSFIFAMIAVRALLKFIANHSYAAFAWYRIVFGLLILATWQFGWVDWSTAHG; encoded by the coding sequence ATGGATTTTTGGACTGCCTTCCAGGCAATCATCTTGGGCGTGGTTGAAGGGCTGACGGAGTTTCTGCCGATTTCCAGTACCGGGCACCAGATTATCGTCGCCGACCTGATAGGTTTTGGCGGCGAACGGGCCATGGCTTTCAACATCATTATCCAGCTGGCGGCGATCCTGGCAGTGGTGTGGGAGTTTCGCGGCAAGATTCTCGAAGTGGTATTCGGCCTGACCAGCCAGCCCAAGGCACGGCGTTTTACCGGCAATCTGCTGTTGGCGTTCATGCCGGCGGTGGTTTTGGGGGTGCTGTTCGCCGACCTGATTCACGAGTACCTGTTCAACCCCATCACCGTGGCGACGGCGCTGGTGGTGGGTGGGGTCATCATGCTCTGGGCCGAGCGTCGCGAACACAGCGTGCAGGTGGACCATGTGGACGACATGCGTTGGAGCCATGCGCTGAAGATCGGTTTTGTCCAGTGCCTGGCGATGATCCCGGGCACTTCGCGCTCTGGCTCGACCATCATCGGCGGCTTGCTGTTCGGCCTGTCGCGCAAGGCGTCGACCGAGTTCTCGTTCTTCCTGGCGATGCCGACCATGGTCGGTGCGGCGGTGTACTCAGGCTACAAGTACCGGGACCTGTTCCAGCCCAGTGACTTGCCGGTGTTTGCCATTGGCTTCGTGACTTCGTTCATTTTCGCCATGATCGCTGTGCGTGCGCTGCTCAAGTTCATCGCCAACCACAGCTACGCGGCATTTGCCTGGTATCGCATTGTCTTCGGCCTGCTGATTCTGGCGACCTGGCAGTTCGGCTGGGTTGACTGGTCCACAGCTCATGGCTGA
- the mcpP gene encoding methyl-accepting chemotaxis protein McpP has product MKTLRSMSISRRLWLILVVAVAMLVVLGLLMLRQIHGDLYQAKAEKTRHVVQTAAGVLAYYQGLEAAGTLSREAAQQQALQVVRALRYDHDDYFWINDLGPRMIMHPANPKLDGQDLSAIRDPDGFAVFNEMVALARLQDAGPVNYRWPKPGASEPVAKTSYIQLFKPWGWIIGSGVYIDDVQAEFARQLRDASLVGVGIALLMALVVLLIARSIARPLQEAVQAMGNIASGESDLTRRLDTHGRDEITHLGEHFNRFNGKLQGVVGQLQGAAHALAQSAGHVGDNAGAAQQHSAQQSLQMDQVATAVNEVTYAVQDVAKTAEQAAGEMRTAQQQVAHGQQAIHGSLAQIDRLSLTIDQAVQVIRDLAGHSTRIGGVLDVIRSIAEQTNLLALNAAIEAARAGEQGRGFAVVADEVRLLAQRTAQSTAEIHTMIEHLQSQSDAAVKAIDTSSEASRQTVEQAREAGASLDAINQVLNNLTALNASIASATLQQAHVVEEINRNVLDTAGLSQQTADAARQSSDAGVALGQLSEELEQLLRQFRV; this is encoded by the coding sequence ATGAAGACTCTGAGATCGATGTCGATCAGCCGTCGGCTGTGGCTGATCCTGGTGGTGGCAGTGGCCATGCTGGTGGTGCTGGGCCTGCTGATGCTGCGCCAGATCCACGGTGACCTGTACCAGGCCAAGGCGGAGAAAACCCGCCACGTGGTGCAGACGGCGGCCGGTGTACTGGCCTATTACCAAGGGCTGGAAGCGGCCGGCACACTCAGCCGCGAAGCTGCCCAGCAGCAGGCGCTGCAAGTGGTGCGGGCTCTGCGCTACGACCACGACGACTACTTCTGGATCAACGACCTGGGGCCCAGGATGATCATGCATCCGGCCAACCCCAAGCTCGACGGCCAGGACCTCTCGGCCATTCGCGACCCTGACGGCTTTGCCGTGTTCAACGAGATGGTCGCACTGGCCCGCCTGCAGGACGCCGGGCCGGTCAACTACCGCTGGCCCAAGCCCGGCGCCAGCGAGCCAGTGGCCAAGACTTCCTACATACAGCTGTTCAAGCCCTGGGGCTGGATCATCGGGTCTGGCGTGTACATTGATGATGTGCAGGCCGAATTCGCCCGCCAGCTGCGCGACGCCTCACTGGTGGGCGTGGGCATCGCCCTGCTGATGGCGCTGGTGGTCTTGCTGATTGCCCGTAGCATCGCCCGGCCCTTGCAGGAGGCCGTGCAGGCCATGGGCAACATTGCCAGCGGCGAAAGCGACCTGACCCGGCGCCTGGACACCCACGGTCGTGACGAAATCACCCACCTGGGCGAGCACTTCAACCGCTTCAACGGCAAGCTGCAAGGTGTGGTCGGCCAGCTGCAGGGCGCCGCTCACGCATTGGCCCAATCCGCCGGGCATGTGGGTGACAATGCGGGTGCCGCACAACAGCACAGTGCCCAGCAATCGCTACAGATGGACCAAGTGGCCACCGCCGTGAACGAGGTGACGTACGCCGTGCAGGACGTGGCCAAGACCGCCGAACAGGCCGCCGGGGAAATGCGCACCGCGCAGCAGCAGGTAGCGCATGGTCAGCAAGCCATCCATGGCAGCCTGGCACAGATCGATCGGCTGTCGCTGACCATCGACCAGGCCGTGCAAGTGATCCGCGACCTGGCCGGGCACAGCACGCGCATCGGTGGCGTACTGGACGTTATCCGCTCCATCGCCGAGCAGACCAACCTGCTGGCGCTGAACGCAGCCATCGAGGCGGCACGGGCCGGGGAGCAAGGTCGCGGCTTTGCGGTGGTCGCAGATGAGGTGCGCCTGCTGGCCCAGCGCACAGCGCAGTCAACGGCCGAGATCCATACCATGATCGAGCACCTGCAAAGCCAGTCGGACGCGGCGGTCAAGGCCATCGACACCAGCAGCGAAGCCTCGCGCCAGACCGTCGAGCAAGCCCGCGAGGCCGGCGCCAGCCTGGATGCCATCAACCAGGTGCTGAACAATCTCACGGCCTTGAATGCATCCATTGCCAGTGCCACCTTGCAGCAGGCGCATGTGGTCGAAGAGATCAACCGAAACGTGTTGGATACCGCCGGGCTGTCCCAGCAAACCGCTGACGCGGCGCGCCAATCGAGTGATGCCGGGGTGGCGCTGGGGCAGTTGAGCGAGGAGCTGGAACAGTTGCTGCGGCAGTTCCGGGTCTAG
- the pnuC gene encoding nicotinamide riboside transporter PnuC produces MTGLELIAAVLGVTAVWLTVKQNAWCWPIGLVMVLIYGWLFYEVKLYSGMLLQLAYAILQLYGWWQWKRPGHEEDARQVSRLQRPALLSGLVAGLLLSAALGAAMANWTDAALPWLDATLTGFSLVAQLWMAQKRLQCWQLWVVVDIVYVGQYLHQQLYFTAGFFVVLTLIAVRGWLEWRRDPALVQP; encoded by the coding sequence ATGACCGGCCTTGAACTCATCGCCGCCGTCCTCGGCGTTACCGCTGTCTGGCTAACGGTCAAGCAGAACGCCTGGTGCTGGCCGATCGGCCTGGTCATGGTGCTGATCTATGGCTGGCTGTTCTACGAGGTAAAGCTGTATTCGGGCATGTTGCTGCAACTGGCCTACGCCATCCTGCAACTGTACGGCTGGTGGCAATGGAAGCGCCCCGGTCATGAGGAAGACGCCCGCCAGGTTTCCCGCCTGCAACGCCCGGCACTGCTCAGCGGCCTGGTCGCCGGGCTCCTGCTGAGCGCGGCGCTGGGCGCGGCCATGGCCAACTGGACCGATGCCGCCCTGCCCTGGCTGGACGCCACCCTCACCGGCTTCAGCCTGGTAGCGCAACTGTGGATGGCCCAGAAGCGTCTGCAATGCTGGCAGCTGTGGGTAGTGGTAGACATCGTCTATGTAGGCCAGTACCTGCACCAGCAGCTGTATTTCACCGCCGGCTTCTTCGTCGTGCTTACCCTGATTGCCGTGCGCGGCTGGCTGGAATGGCGCCGTGACCCGGCGTTGGTGCAGCCATGA
- a CDS encoding AAA family ATPase, with amino-acid sequence MSAEQAMKVLVLCGPESSGKSWLSGVIQAHFGGVVVAEYVRHFIDQECRDTCYADIPTIARGQLAWEDRAREQAPPLLILDTHLLSNMLWSHALFDDCPPWLEQALLARRYDLHLLPSPQGVDWVADGQRSQPDLNDRQRFFDDSLAWLKRHHQAHQILEGNWPQRQLRALQAVAMLLNIDAPSCPTEC; translated from the coding sequence ATGAGCGCAGAACAGGCCATGAAGGTACTGGTGCTGTGCGGCCCCGAATCCAGCGGCAAGAGCTGGCTCAGTGGCGTGATTCAGGCGCATTTCGGCGGCGTGGTGGTAGCCGAGTACGTGCGGCACTTTATCGACCAGGAGTGCCGCGATACCTGCTACGCGGATATCCCCACCATCGCCCGGGGCCAACTGGCCTGGGAGGACCGGGCCCGCGAGCAGGCCCCACCGCTGCTCATCCTCGACACCCACCTGCTCAGCAACATGCTCTGGAGTCACGCCTTGTTCGATGACTGTCCGCCCTGGCTGGAACAGGCATTGCTTGCAAGACGTTACGACCTGCACCTGCTGCCCAGCCCGCAAGGTGTGGACTGGGTTGCCGACGGCCAGCGCAGCCAGCCCGATCTCAACGATCGCCAACGCTTTTTCGACGACAGCCTGGCCTGGCTGAAGCGGCATCATCAGGCACACCAGATACTTGAGGGCAATTGGCCGCAGCGCCAATTGCGGGCACTGCAGGCGGTTGCTATGCTGCTTAATATCGATGCGCCATCATGCCCTACCGAGTGTTAA
- a CDS encoding C39 family peptidase codes for MRIFALAFLLCLASVSEAAQMPLSVLPGGAVVFKPIQSVRERKFADLVQQKTDFSCGAAALATILRQAYWLDVDEHQIIEGMLAHADQDLVRTQGFSMLDMKRYVESLGMRARGYRVAPDTLHNVRIPVVVLMDVRGYKHFVVMQKVDKGWVYVGDPVLGHRRYKVEDFLKGWNGIIFAVIGQGYDKNNILLDPPLPLTAKGRVDTFTPVKDNELLDFGFIKSDFF; via the coding sequence ATGCGTATTTTCGCCTTGGCGTTTTTGCTGTGCCTGGCCAGCGTGAGCGAAGCTGCACAAATGCCGCTGTCCGTCCTGCCGGGCGGCGCCGTGGTGTTCAAACCCATCCAGAGCGTGCGCGAACGCAAGTTTGCCGACCTGGTGCAACAGAAAACCGACTTCAGCTGCGGCGCCGCCGCACTGGCCACCATCCTGCGCCAGGCCTACTGGCTGGATGTGGACGAACATCAAATCATCGAAGGCATGCTGGCCCACGCCGACCAGGACCTGGTGCGCACGCAGGGCTTCTCGATGCTCGACATGAAACGCTACGTCGAAAGCTTAGGAATGCGTGCCCGCGGGTATCGCGTAGCGCCCGACACCCTGCACAACGTGCGCATCCCGGTCGTGGTGCTGATGGATGTACGCGGCTACAAGCACTTTGTGGTCATGCAGAAGGTCGATAAAGGCTGGGTGTACGTCGGTGACCCGGTACTGGGCCATAGACGCTACAAAGTCGAAGACTTCCTCAAAGGCTGGAACGGCATCATCTTCGCCGTGATCGGCCAGGGTTACGACAAGAACAACATCCTGCTCGACCCGCCCCTGCCGCTGACCGCCAAGGGCCGGGTGGACACCTTCACCCCCGTGAAGGACAACGAGCTGCTGGACTTCGGCTTCATCAAAAGCGACTTCTTCTAA
- a CDS encoding LTA synthase family protein has protein sequence MKNLSDHPRTRLAALATLVLVIPLGTRAMLGWSNPLGYLSDLALGSLLIVLLHRRPWWLALPVLLAWAALWVASAELVSAVGRLPTSADLTYLVDPQFMENSTGGGLAHAWLPLTLGAGLLAWLATAWRSRSQRSTPLPRTAWAIPVVLFGAHWGSQQLAPTDADQWRQYNLTHQLMSAGVGSLERTVEGWMGHTQTFTPLASSGLTQSDLHGQRLLAGPGSARNLLVITVEGIPGAYLRPNRQALHSRFDEDLMPKVSQWAERGMNTPDYVLHTHQTIRGLYAMLCGDYDKLANGTPKGVELLTQNERNQACLPAQLRQAGFTTHYLQGAGLRFMAKDRIMPHIGFDSVHGLEWFRNKNYLDFPWGKDDRAFFEGALDYVGQLQKQDKPWMLTLLTVGTHQPYSAPAEYLERYDTPKQAAVAYLDDALGAFLDNLERQGVLKDTLVVVTSDESHGIDGVRLASSWGFNLTLAPEQAQLPRIKRGTYGHIDLATSVLDYFALPIPMALGGRSLYRDYDTGREMISYTNGMLRYHNGQGVFTECDFQQRCRRYASEGFIADQARYLGPGDSLLGQQIGALAGVLDQSLLQTPLNLRYQFGGPSPIKLRKRIHDDWADNLIGAQYLEMPEGSHTRVRVKVRSLDPKRVAYIQLKAKQLEQDVPLGLPAEVKVTADEPLEMEFSFDNPIERKAFSFHLLGYGGGKVEVSDFSVITALPGEEDAADELTEGHIAHSG, from the coding sequence GTGAAGAACCTGTCAGACCACCCACGTACCCGGCTTGCCGCGTTGGCAACCCTGGTACTGGTGATCCCACTGGGTACGCGCGCCATGCTGGGCTGGTCCAACCCGCTCGGTTACCTGTCCGACCTCGCTCTTGGCAGCCTGCTGATAGTGCTGCTGCACCGTCGGCCATGGTGGCTGGCCCTGCCCGTGCTGCTGGCCTGGGCAGCCCTGTGGGTGGCTTCAGCCGAGTTGGTAAGCGCCGTGGGCCGGTTACCCACCAGCGCCGACCTGACCTACCTGGTCGACCCGCAGTTCATGGAGAATTCAACCGGCGGCGGCCTGGCCCATGCCTGGCTGCCCTTGACCCTGGGGGCCGGCCTGCTGGCCTGGCTGGCCACCGCCTGGCGCAGCCGCAGCCAGCGCAGCACCCCGCTGCCACGCACGGCCTGGGCCATTCCGGTAGTGCTGTTTGGTGCCCATTGGGGTAGCCAGCAGCTGGCACCTACCGACGCCGACCAGTGGCGCCAATACAACCTCACCCACCAACTGATGTCGGCCGGGGTCGGCAGCCTGGAGCGCACGGTCGAAGGCTGGATGGGCCATACGCAAACGTTCACACCGCTGGCCAGCAGTGGCCTGACCCAGTCCGACCTGCACGGACAGCGGCTGCTGGCCGGGCCGGGCAGCGCTCGCAACCTGCTGGTCATTACCGTGGAGGGCATCCCCGGTGCCTACCTGCGGCCCAACCGCCAGGCCCTGCACAGCCGCTTTGACGAAGATCTGATGCCCAAGGTCAGTCAATGGGCCGAGCGGGGCATGAATACCCCGGATTATGTGCTGCATACCCACCAGACCATCCGCGGCCTGTACGCGATGCTGTGTGGTGATTACGACAAGCTGGCCAATGGCACGCCAAAGGGCGTAGAGCTGCTGACGCAGAACGAACGCAACCAGGCCTGCCTGCCAGCGCAACTGCGCCAGGCCGGCTTCACCACCCACTACCTGCAAGGTGCCGGCCTGCGCTTCATGGCCAAGGACCGCATCATGCCGCATATCGGCTTCGACTCGGTACATGGCCTGGAGTGGTTCCGCAACAAGAACTACCTGGACTTCCCCTGGGGCAAGGATGACCGCGCCTTCTTCGAAGGTGCCCTGGACTACGTCGGCCAGCTACAGAAACAAGACAAGCCGTGGATGCTGACCCTGCTCACCGTGGGTACCCACCAGCCATACTCCGCGCCAGCCGAATACCTGGAGCGCTATGACACGCCAAAACAGGCAGCGGTCGCCTACCTGGATGACGCGCTCGGGGCCTTCCTCGACAACCTCGAACGCCAGGGCGTACTCAAGGACACTCTGGTGGTGGTGACCTCCGACGAGTCCCATGGTATCGACGGCGTGCGCCTGGCCTCGTCCTGGGGCTTCAACCTCACCCTCGCGCCGGAGCAGGCGCAGCTGCCGCGTATCAAACGCGGCACCTATGGCCATATCGACCTGGCCACCTCGGTGCTCGACTACTTTGCGCTGCCCATTCCCATGGCGCTTGGCGGCCGCTCGCTGTACCGCGACTACGACACCGGCCGCGAGATGATTTCCTACACCAACGGCATGCTGCGTTACCACAATGGCCAAGGCGTGTTCACAGAGTGTGACTTCCAGCAACGCTGCCGACGGTACGCCAGCGAAGGCTTCATTGCCGATCAGGCCCGCTACCTGGGCCCGGGCGACAGCCTGCTCGGCCAGCAGATCGGCGCCCTGGCCGGGGTGCTCGACCAGTCACTGCTGCAAACCCCGCTCAACCTGCGCTACCAGTTCGGCGGCCCTTCGCCGATCAAGTTGCGCAAGCGCATTCACGATGACTGGGCCGACAACCTGATCGGCGCCCAGTACCTGGAAATGCCGGAAGGCTCGCATACCCGCGTGCGGGTCAAGGTTCGCTCGCTGGACCCCAAGCGTGTGGCCTACATCCAGCTCAAGGCCAAGCAACTGGAGCAGGACGTACCGTTGGGCTTGCCTGCTGAAGTGAAGGTCACCGCCGACGAGCCGCTGGAAATGGAGTTCAGCTTTGACAACCCGATCGAGCGCAAAGCGTTTTCCTTCCACTTGCTGGGCTACGGCGGCGGCAAGGTGGAGGTCAGTGACTTCAGCGTGATCACCGCGCTGCCCGGCGAGGAAGACGCAGCGGATGAACTGACCGAGGGGCATATCGCCCATTCGGGCTGA
- a CDS encoding DUF899 domain-containing protein, with protein MSTSESRHPVVSRSQWLAARQQLWLHEKAFTHHRDALAAARRALPWVKVEHDYQFQGPEGGLSLADLFAGRSQLLLYHFMFVEGWSEGCPGCSFLADHFDGANLHLAHHDVSLVAVSRAPYAEFQAFRRRMGWQFPWYSSHGSGFNEDFGVSVGSAGERQYNYEPYEGSESELPGLSAFYREADGSVYHTYSTYARGLDILVNTYNFLDIAPLGRNESGTMDWVRHHDRYEGQPDKPHCCHN; from the coding sequence ATGAGCACAAGCGAAAGCAGGCACCCGGTGGTTTCACGTAGCCAGTGGCTGGCGGCCCGCCAGCAACTGTGGCTGCACGAAAAAGCCTTTACCCACCACCGCGACGCGCTGGCAGCAGCCCGCCGCGCCCTGCCCTGGGTCAAGGTCGAGCACGACTATCAGTTTCAGGGGCCGGAGGGCGGGCTGAGCCTGGCCGACCTGTTTGCGGGGCGCAGCCAGTTGTTGCTTTACCACTTCATGTTCGTCGAGGGCTGGAGCGAAGGCTGCCCCGGCTGCTCGTTCCTGGCCGACCATTTTGACGGTGCCAACCTGCACCTGGCTCACCACGACGTGTCGCTGGTGGCGGTATCGCGGGCACCTTACGCCGAGTTCCAGGCGTTCCGCCGGCGCATGGGCTGGCAGTTCCCCTGGTACTCGTCACACGGCAGCGGGTTCAACGAAGACTTTGGCGTCAGTGTCGGCAGCGCGGGTGAGCGGCAGTACAACTATGAGCCGTATGAGGGCAGTGAAAGCGAATTGCCCGGTTTGAGTGCGTTCTACCGCGAAGCGGATGGCAGCGTGTACCACACCTACTCGACCTATGCCCGCGGGCTGGACATTCTGGTCAATACCTACAACTTCCTCGACATTGCGCCACTGGGGCGCAACGAAAGCGGAACCATGGACTGGGTGCGGCACCATGACCGCTATGAAGGGCAGCCAGACAAGCCACACTGCTGCCACAACTGA
- the ureG gene encoding urease accessory protein UreG: protein MQSYQQPLRVGVGGPVGSGKTALLEALCKAMRDHYQIAVVTNDIYTKEDQRILTEAGALEPERIVGVETGGCPHTAIREDASMNLAAVEALARKFGNLEVIFVESGGDNLSATFSPELADLTIYVIDVAEGEKIPRKGGPGITKSDFLVINKTDLAPYVGASLEVMERDTQRMRPQRPWTFSNLKKGEGLQAVIDFIVERGMLGVRG from the coding sequence ATGCAAAGCTATCAACAACCCCTGCGCGTCGGTGTCGGCGGCCCGGTCGGCTCTGGCAAGACTGCACTGCTGGAAGCGCTGTGCAAGGCCATGCGCGACCACTACCAGATCGCCGTGGTTACCAACGATATCTACACCAAGGAAGACCAGCGCATCCTCACCGAGGCCGGCGCCCTGGAGCCCGAGCGCATAGTGGGCGTGGAAACCGGCGGCTGCCCGCATACGGCGATCCGCGAAGACGCCTCGATGAACCTGGCGGCCGTCGAGGCGCTGGCGCGTAAGTTCGGCAACCTGGAGGTGATCTTCGTCGAAAGCGGCGGTGACAACCTCAGCGCCACGTTCAGCCCGGAGCTTGCCGACCTGACCATCTACGTGATCGACGTGGCCGAAGGCGAGAAGATCCCGCGCAAGGGCGGCCCAGGCATTACCAAGTCGGACTTCCTGGTCATCAACAAGACCGACCTGGCGCCTTATGTAGGGGCTTCGTTGGAAGTGATGGAGCGCGACACCCAGCGCATGCGCCCGCAGCGGCCGTGGACCTTCAGCAACCTGAAGAAGGGTGAGGGGTTGCAGGCGGTGATTGATTTCATTGTCGAGCGCGGCATGCTGGGTGTGCGTGGCTGA
- a CDS encoding urease accessory protein UreF, translating into MNSDMALLRLLQLASPGLPVGGFTYSQGLEWAVEAGWVKGVDGFAAWQREQVDDTLACLDWPLLARLYHACQAENAETFAHWSRYLLANRETTELRLEEQQRGAAFARLLDGWQLGQAPAWRASLELTQLGGMAWLAVHWAIPLRQLALGYAFAWLEGAVMAGVKLVPFGQQAAQTLLRDLSIGLPAALDQALALGDDQIGGGLPLLAIASSRHETQYTRLFRS; encoded by the coding sequence ATGAACAGCGACATGGCGTTGCTGCGACTGCTGCAGCTGGCCAGCCCCGGCCTGCCGGTGGGGGGGTTCACCTACTCGCAGGGCCTGGAGTGGGCGGTGGAGGCGGGTTGGGTAAAAGGCGTGGACGGTTTCGCTGCCTGGCAGCGCGAGCAGGTCGACGACACCCTGGCCTGCCTCGACTGGCCGCTGCTGGCGCGCCTGTACCACGCTTGCCAGGCCGAAAATGCCGAGACGTTCGCCCACTGGAGCCGCTACCTGCTGGCCAACCGCGAGACCACCGAGCTGCGCCTTGAAGAGCAACAACGTGGCGCGGCGTTTGCGCGGCTACTTGATGGCTGGCAACTGGGCCAGGCCCCGGCCTGGCGCGCCAGCCTTGAACTGACTCAGCTGGGCGGTATGGCCTGGTTGGCAGTGCACTGGGCAATTCCGCTGCGTCAGCTGGCCCTTGGCTATGCCTTTGCCTGGTTGGAGGGCGCGGTCATGGCCGGGGTCAAGCTGGTGCCTTTCGGCCAGCAGGCTGCCCAGACCTTGCTGCGCGACCTGAGCATCGGCTTGCCCGCGGCCCTCGACCAGGCATTGGCCCTGGGCGACGACCAGATCGGTGGCGGCCTGCCATTGCTGGCCATTGCGTCATCACGTCACGAAACCCAATACACCCGTTTGTTCCGTTCCTGA